In one Amaranthus tricolor cultivar Red isolate AtriRed21 chromosome 8, ASM2621246v1, whole genome shotgun sequence genomic region, the following are encoded:
- the LOC130820967 gene encoding ribonuclease III domain-containing protein RNC1, chloroplastic has product MDLSSPFKPISKSTDISFTSSFPSFSLQIPIKKLQSTFHYHQILAVSSIDPQELPKTSPQRLLKELAERKKIISPKKKAPPRKYILKPPLDDAKLAQRFLNSPQMSLKQFPLLSSCLPSSKLNQNDKIWIDDYLFEVKQALGYPLESSEILGDDNPAKQFDTLLYLAFQHPHYVSCSRVNAKHVKYGHSRLMFLGQFVLELGFAEFFLQRYPRESPGPMRERVFALIGKRFLPKWIKAASLHNLVFPFDDIDKLRRPEKEPASKSVFWALFGAIYLCYGMPEVYRVLFEVFGMDPEDEECQPKKRRQLEDVDYVSVEFEGRKLNWQDVATYRPPEDALFAHPRVFRACVPPGMHRFRGNIWDFDSRPQVMKILGYPLPKNDRLPEITEARNVELGLGLQLCFLHPSKYKFEHPRFCFERLEYLGQKIQDLVMAERLLMKHLDAPGKWLEEKHRRVLMNKFCGKYLREKYLHRFIIYSDQVQDAYEHNRRLRNPATQSVCQAIHGLSYAVYGKPDVRRLMFEVFDFEQIQPKPV; this is encoded by the exons ATGGACCTCTCATCCCCTTTTAAACCCATCTCAAAAAGCACTGATATTTCCTTTACTTCATCCTTCCCATCATTTTCTCTCCAAATTCCCATCAAAAAACTCCAATCCACTTTCCATTATCACCAAATTCTAGCTGTTTCATCCATAGACCCTCAAGAACTCCCTAAAACTAGCCCTCAAAGACTCCTAAAAGAACTAgctgaaaggaaaaaaataatatccCCAAAGAAAAAAGCACCCCCTAGAAAATACATCCTTAAACCACCCTTAGATGATGCAAAACTAGCTCAAAGATTCTTAAATAGTCCTCAAATGTCCCTTAAACAATTCCCATTATTGAGTTCTTGTTTACCCTCTTCAAAGCTTAATCAAAATGATAAAATTTGGATTGATGATTATTTGTTTGAGGTTAAACAAGCTTTAGGGTACCCTTTAGAGAGTTCTGAGATTTTAGGGGATGATAATCCTGCTAAACAATTTGATACTTTATTGTATTTAGCATTTCAACACCCTCATTATGTTTCATGTTCAAGGGTTAATGCTAAACATGTGAAATATGGGCATTCTAGGTTGATGTTTTTGGGTCAATTCGTGCTCGAATTGGGGTTTGCGGAGTTTTTCTTGCAGAGATATCCGAGGGAGTCTCCGGGACCGATGAGGGAAAGAGTGTTTGCTTTGATAGGGAAAAGGTTTTTGCCTAAGTGGATTAAAGCTGCTAGTTTGCATAATTTGGTGTTTCCTTTTGATGACATTGATAAATTGAGGCGCCCTGAGAAAGAGCCTGCTTCAAA GTCTGTTTTCTGGGCTTTGTTTGGTGCTATATACTTGTGTTATGGGATGCCGGAAGTTTATCGTGTACTATTTGAAGTGTTTGGGATGGATCCAGAAGATGAAGAATGCCAACCAAAGAAAAGAAGACAACTCGAAGATGTTGATTATGTTTCTGTGGAATTTGAAGGCAGAAAACTCAATTGGCAAGATGTAGCTACCTATAGG CCTCCCGAGGATGCTCTTTTTGCTCATCCGAGGGTTTTTAGAGCTTGTGTGCCCCCAGGCATGCATCGGTTCAGAGGAAACATATGGGATTTCGATAGCAGACCACAAGTTATGAAAATATTGGGTTATCCTTTGCCAAAGAATGATCGACTTCCAGAGATCACTGAAGCAAGGAATGTCGAGCTTGGACTTGGGCTGCAG CTATGTTTCCTACATCCATCGAAATACAAGTTTGAACATCCTAGGTTCTGTTTTGAGCGACTTGAGTATCTTGGCCAAAAGATTCAG GATCTTGTGATGGCTGAGAGGCTACTAATGAAACATTTGGATGCTCCTGGGAAGTGGCTTGAAGAGAAGCATCGTCGTGTCCTTATGAACAAGTTCTGTGGAAAGTACTTGCGGGAAAAGTATCTTCACCGATTTATCATATACTCTGACCAGGTTCAAGACGCTTACGAGCACAACCGCAGACTAAGAAATCCCGCCACACAATCTGTTTGTCAAGCAATTCACGGTCTCTCATATGCAGTTTACGGTAAGCCAGATGTGAGACGCCTTATGTTTGAAGTCTTCGACTTTGAGCAAATACAACCAAAACCCGTATGA